A portion of the Celeribacter baekdonensis genome contains these proteins:
- a CDS encoding DUF2852 domain-containing protein, with translation MTDVTSTYTAQDRPMGWFRRAEGWLDDKGKGAWIAAMVLGFVFVWPVGLALLFYMIWGKKMFACKNRSHHRAHRCGSHGETFRAARAAARPSGNSAFDAYKTETLMRLEEEQDQFESFLERLRAAKDKAEFDQFMEDRVKKAAQARDQDHDESADKEDA, from the coding sequence ATGACCGACGTCACCTCCACCTACACCGCTCAGGATCGCCCTATGGGCTGGTTCCGTCGGGCCGAAGGCTGGCTTGACGATAAGGGCAAAGGGGCCTGGATCGCCGCAATGGTCCTCGGCTTCGTCTTCGTCTGGCCGGTCGGCCTTGCACTTCTCTTTTACATGATCTGGGGTAAAAAAATGTTCGCTTGCAAAAATCGCTCTCATCACCGCGCTCACCGCTGTGGCTCCCATGGCGAAACCTTCCGTGCCGCCCGCGCCGCTGCGCGCCCGTCTGGCAACAGCGCTTTTGACGCCTATAAGACCGAGACGTTGATGCGTCTGGAAGAAGAACAGGATCAATTCGAATCCTTCCTTGAGCGCCTGCGCGCCGCAAAGGACAAGGCCGAATTTGATCAGTTCATGGAGGACCGCGTGAAAAAGGCCGCGCAAGCGCGCGACCAAGATCACGACGAGAGCGCCGACAAAGAAGACGCTTGA
- a CDS encoding RDD family protein, with amino-acid sequence MFHDDTALWGLPDPERQPGFYDAVPTKRALAFVVDLIVTTLIAAMIVPFTAFTGIFFFPFLVAVVSFAYRVVTLANGSATLGMRLMGIEFRTSKGERFDLGMALLHTGLFTVWCSIGLPQVISVVLMLTTGRKQGLSDLILGSAAINRASDY; translated from the coding sequence ATGTTCCACGATGACACCGCCCTTTGGGGACTTCCCGACCCGGAACGCCAGCCGGGGTTTTACGACGCCGTGCCCACCAAACGCGCGCTTGCCTTTGTTGTGGACCTGATCGTCACCACTTTGATCGCGGCGATGATCGTGCCGTTTACGGCCTTCACCGGGATCTTCTTTTTCCCCTTCCTCGTGGCCGTGGTCAGTTTCGCCTATCGGGTCGTCACCTTGGCCAATGGGTCGGCGACGCTTGGAATGCGGCTGATGGGGATCGAGTTTCGCACCTCCAAGGGCGAGCGATTTGATCTGGGCATGGCGTTGTTGCACACGGGCCTGTTCACGGTCTGGTGCTCGATCGGCCTGCCACAGGTGATCTCTGTCGTCTTGATGCTGACGACGGGCCGCAAACAGGGGCTCAGCGACCTGATTTTGGGGTCTGCGGCAATCAATCGCGCTTCCGACTACTAA